The segment GGCGCTTAATTAAGCCCGTGAAACCACGCTGCTTATTGTGCACGTGTCAAGAAAAGAGAGGTAGGAGCTTCGGTTACGcttgaaaccaaaacaaacttggttttgtctctctctctctcctctcgaAGCCAAGCTCCCGACGAAAAGGCGATTCGTCTCGGTGGCTCTGCTATCGTCGGTGACTTCTCCCTCGGTGGCTCCGCGTCGACGATCTGGATGGTGGTTCTCCTAGAAGGCGACGGACCTCTCGCGACGCTGGCTCTCCTCAAATCTCCAGGTAAGGGTTTCTTGTGATCTTCGATTTGCATGTGTTTAGATTATGAATCCTATTGTTCTGATCGGctgttttatgtttgttatatGTTGATTAGGTGTATTGGTGGCGAcggagctctctctctctcggtggCGGCTCCGGTTCGTCGAAGCAGTGGTCCGGGACTGTCCGATGATGAGGAGAGGTTGGCGGGTGTTCCCGTTGCTTCGACTAACACGTTTACTCAACCAGATGAAGATGCGGAGGCGTTGTTCAACCAGATGAAGATTATGGGAAGTCTCTGGGTTATGTTGTTCAGTAAGGAGGAAGATGCGGAGGCGTTGCAAAGTTGTTGCTCTTGCTCTTTAGTAAGGTGAAAAGGGAGTTTGTTTTAGTCATATACTTAGTAGTGTTGTGTTTCTTGCTgttctgatttttttgtttgttgttgttgcaggtgTTCCAGTTAAAAGTTAATGGTGTGGCGTTTAGGTTGATTCCTGAGTCTACTCAAGTTAAAAATGCTCTCAAGGTATGTTGATTTTGGTGTTAATAATATTGTTACAGATAATGTGTCAAGAGATTATGCATTATGTATTTGGCCTTAGATACTGTGCTGAGGTTTCTGGTAAAACAagcattttttcttctttgtagAAGTTGCGCTTAGTTTCTAAATGTATATCTCTTTGTAAACaagcattttttttctttaatcatCTCATCTATAGTTTGTGTAATCATCAGTTGTGATCCGAAAACCTTTAATATATTGAgtgtttttatttgaaaatatattaagtggtaaagcttctgtttttatttgtttgtttgaaaCATTAACTAGTTTCTGTGTGTTTGTGTGACTGTGTCTTAACATGCGAGGATGGAGGGTAGAAGCCGAAGGAAGCTCATTCAAAGCAGAGGAGTACATTTGGTCTTCGCGAGACAGGTAAATGTCTTCTTTTAATGAATTCATTGAAAGCTTTAGGTTGAGTTAGTCATTGAAAGCTTTTGGTTGAGATAGAGAGTTAATGTTTTTTCTTAGTGAACTAGATTATGGTTGTGTGATGAATGGGTGCTGAAGTGTAATTAATGTTTTGTTAGCAGTAGAATAGGGTTGTGTGATAAATAGAAGTGATGGTTAGCTAGAAACCGTAATTGATCTTCTTACTTGTACTCTGTGATTAACATTTTTTCAATATCTTTGTGGTTAATGAGTTAGATAAATGTCAACTCCATTTGGTTGTGTGAGTGATGAATGCATCTCTCTTATCCTCTATTAAACTCGTCTTCTTCCATCTCTCTTATCTTCCATCTCTCTTTTCCATCTCTCTTTTCTATTACCTCAGACATATTCAGAAATGGATTCCAATccatttttgaatttaaatttcgTTAGTGGCATAGGTTTACAATCTTCCCCCATTCCTTTATTTGGCACGCAAGCCACACAAGATGCAAACTTCGAGCAAGCCAATCCACCGCAACGTAAAGAACGGAGGGTTTGGACAGCAACAGATGATGTGGTCCTCATCAGCGCTTGGTTAAACACCAGCAAAGATCCTATCGTTGCGAACGAACAGAAGTGTGGGACCTTCTGGAAGAGAATAGCAGACTACATGGCTGCTAGTCCGAAGCTTGCAGGCATTGAAAAAAGAGAGCAATTGCACTGCAAGAATCGGTGGCACAAGATCAATGATCAAGTCTGCAAGTTCTGCGGAGCATATGAAGCCGCAACAAGAGCCAAAACTTCAGGCCAAAATGACAATGATATTCTCAAAGAAGCTCACGTTATCTACTTCaacaaatataacaaaaagTTCACTATGGAACACGCCTGGAAGGAGCTTCGCTATGACCAGAAGTGGTGTCTTATATCTACGGACAAAACCTGTAAAAAGAGAAAAGGTGAGGACGATGTTGACTCCTCAACATCTCACGCAACTGACAATGTGAGTGGTCAATCGGTTGATGTAATGGAGCGGCCCCCTGGTGTTAAGGCTGCCAAGCGCCGCGGTAAAAAGCCAATGGAAGAGGACAAGGAGGTAGAGGGCTTTCAGCGGATGTGGCAGGTTAAAGAAGAGGATTGGTGTAGGAAAGAAAAGCAAGCTAAGATAGGTCTACTTGACCGTCTACTGGCTAAAACAGAGCCACTTGCTGACTATGAAGAAACACTAAAGAAGAAGCTCATTGCTGAGTTGTTCTGAACTTAGTCAGTTCTCCACTTGTTATTTGTTTCATGCTAGTCTCGTTGCTgtttcatgttcttgtttgCTAGATGTTTCATGTTCTTgtttcatgttcttgtttgCTAGATGTTTCAtgtttttgaatgttttttgtttcatattaaTGTACTTGCTATGTTTTTAAGTAATGAGAATGCTCTTCTGTTTCATATTATTGTTCTTCTGTTTCAAATTATTGTTCTTATGTTTCATATTCTTGTTACTTTCAGGAGCAATGGGAGCAAATGCTTGTGTCTACTCGGACATGTTAAGTAAATTGGAGCAAAGGGAGCAATGTTGTATCTTTGTGTCACGGGTCTGTTGTGTCAGGGGTCTGTTGTGTTTTTGTGTCACAGGTCTGTTGTGTCAGGGGTCTTTTGTATTTCTGTATGTGTCACGGGTCTATTATTTGTCACGAGTCTTTTGTATTTCTGTATCTTGTATGTGTCACGAGTCTTTCACGAGTCTATTATTTGTACTCACAGGATTGTCTATATAACTTTGCATAAGAATTGAAACCAAATTCATAATTTATCTCTCTTCTAAAATTCATAACTCTTTATCTTAGTGTATCTCTTCCAACTATTTTTCTCTTCTAAAATCCACAACTCTTTCTCTCTTCCAACTATTTCTCTCTTCCAACTATTTGTCCACTTATATGGCATCTTCTTCTAATAACAATATAGAAAAAGTAACGGATGAAAGTTTTGATCAACGTTTTGATCAATATTTTGATCAACGTTTTGATCAACGTTTTGATCAACGTTTCGATCAATATTTCGATCAAGCTCTCGAAAATGTCGCCATTAATAATGGTAATGAAGGTAAAAAAACcaacagaagaaaaaaagagagaatataTTGAAAGAAATCGTGAAGAAGGCGATCTACGCTTGTGGAATGATTATTTCAGCGAAACTCCAACATACCGAGGTCATCTATTCCGACGACGTTTTAGAATGAACAAACCATTGTTCATGCATATCGTTGATCGACTCTCCAATGAATTTGAATTCTTTCGACAAAAGAGAGATGCTCTCGGAAGGCTTAGTCTCTCTCCACTACAAAAGTGTACAGCAGCCATTCGTCTCTTGGCATATGGTAGTGCTGCTGATACTGTCGACGAATACCTCCGCCTCGCTGAAAGTACAAGTCGGTCATGTTTGGAGAATTTTGTTGAAGGAATAATTCAATTGTTCGGCGATGAGTATCTAAGAAGACCAACAGAAGCTGATCTTCAACGCCTACTTTATATTGGAGAGCATCGTGGATTTCCCGGGATGATAGgaagcatcgactgtatgcattgggagtggaagaatTGTCCCACCACTTGGAAAGGGCAATATTCTCGAGGTTCGGATAAACCAACAATCGTTTTAGAGGCAGTTGCTTCATATGATCTCTGGATATGGCATGCATTTTTTGGATCTCCAGGTACCTTTAATGATATCAATGTTCTTGATCGTtcacctgtttttgatgacTTAATACACGGTCAAGTTCCGCAAGTCACTTACTCCGTTAATGGAAGAGAGTATCATTTAACTTACTATCTCACCGATGGTATTTACCCGAAATGGGCAACTTTTATCCAATCTATTCCACTACCACAAAGTCCGCAAGCAGTTTTATTTGCTCAACGTCAAGAAGCTGTCCGAAAAGATGTCGAGCGTGCTTTTGGAGTCCTGCAAGCTCGTTTTGCCATTGTTAAAAATCCAGCACTTTTTTGGGATAAAGTTAAGGTTGGGAAGATTATGAAAGCATGTATCATACTCCATAATATGATAGTAGAAAATGAACGAGATGATGTGGTGTGGGTAAACGAACGAGGTGGATACATTCGGTATGATATTTCAGGGTTCCAAGATGGAGAAGGTTCACATGTCGATCTCAACTTTTCTACAAATACAGATTCAATGATCCCCGATATGATTCCTACTGAAACTACAATTCGTGATATACAAATGCATCAACAACTGAAAGATGATTTGGTTCAACATATATGGCATAAATTTGGACATGAAGGAGACAACAACTGATCTCGGGACCAGATTTCAAATTATTCTCGTTTATTTactaatgtattttttatgtttttatttcaaTCTATGTTTTAATTGTTATCTTTTAATATGTTTcatataataagtaaattttatcttaaataaatcaatgtttaatttttttttaagcaCCCCTAAATAAGCAACTACCATTGGAGGACATTAAATTAGAAATTGCTTAATATAGTTGCTTAACACtcatttattgttaaaaaatcattaagcaCCCTCATTAGAGTGGttgggttaatgatgctctaaggcTATAGATAGTTGGGTAGGTTATATAGttaattatcttaaattttaatgttgtcAGTATATTTAGTTGagataatataatttggtttgattttaaaTTCACATATTAACCAAAAACAGCACGACTCTGCATTACTAGTTTTGAGTTTGGGAAAATTAGCAGCAGCATTTAACAAAAGTCATTGACAAAAAATCTCGagacattttagtttttttttttctttttttctctagCTCTGTAGTCTACGCAGCACGACGATACACTAGCTGTTTGGTGTTTTCTTGAAGTACCTTCAAAAAGCAGAACCAGAgattttagaaaacaaagaaTGCTCTTCAATGGTGGAAACAAAAAGCTTTACCTCGCGTACTCTCTCAGCAATCGCCTTGCAACCTTGAGAAGCCAAGGCAAACACCGTTTCAAATGTTTCCATCGGTAACTTTGCATCCATCTACACATTTTCAACcaatacatttaaaaaaaaaagttgattgtgtagagagagagagagagagagagagagagagagagagagagagagagagagag is part of the Raphanus sativus cultivar WK10039 chromosome 5, ASM80110v3, whole genome shotgun sequence genome and harbors:
- the LOC108838545 gene encoding protein TIC 22-like, chloroplastic — translated: MVVLLEGDGPLATLALLKSPGKGFLCIGGDGALSLSVAAPVRRSSGPGLSDDEERLAGVPVASTNTFTQPDEDAEALFNQMKIMGSLWVMLFSKEEDAEALQICLLLLQVFQLKVNGVAFRLIPESTQVKNALKVC
- the LOC108838544 gene encoding glutathione S-transferase T3-like, with product MDSNPFLNLNFVSGIGLQSSPIPLFGTQATQDANFEQANPPQRKERRVWTATDDVVLISAWLNTSKDPIVANEQKCGTFWKRIADYMAASPKLAGIEKREQLHCKNRWHKINDQVCKFCGAYEAATRAKTSGQNDNDILKEAHVIYFNKYNKKFTMEHAWKELRYDQKWCLISTDKTCKKRKGEDDVDSSTSHATDNVSGQSVDVMERPPGVKAAKRRGKKPMEEDKEVEGFQRMWQVKEEDWCRKEKQAKIGLLDRLLAKTEPLADYEETLKKKLIAELF
- the LOC108837596 gene encoding uncharacterized protein LOC108837596, whose protein sequence is MNKPLFMHIVDRLSNEFEFFRQKRDALGRLSLSPLQKCTAAIRLLAYGSAADTVDEYLRLAESTSRSCLENFVEGIIQLFGDEYLRRPTEADLQRLLYIGEHRGFPGMIGSIDCMHWEWKNCPTTWKGQYSRGSDKPTIVLEAVASYDLWIWHAFFGSPGTFNDINVLDRSPVFDDLIHGQVPQVTYSVNGREYHLTYYLTDGIYPKWATFIQSIPLPQSPQAVLFAQRQEAVRKDVERAFGVLQARFAIVKNPALFWDKVKVGKIMKACIILHNMIVENERDDVVWVNERGGYIRYDISGFQDGEGSHVDLNFSTNTDSMIPDMIPTETTIRDIQMHQQLKDDLVQHIWHKFGHEGDNN